From a single Fusobacterium ulcerans ATCC 49185 genomic region:
- the thrB gene encoding homoserine kinase: MITVKVPATTANIGPGFDTLGLAFKLYSYFTFKRIEYGLRIVGCEEKYQNDSNLVYTSFKKTLEILNYPVAGIEISIKSDIPVSRGLGSSAACIVGGVMGANIIAGNPLSKDEIFKICNDIEGHPDNIAPALFGGLTASLVEDGIPYTVQYNISENLYFCALVPDFRLSTAEARKVLPSEIPYQDAIYNVSRIAVLLKALENGDELLIKKALSDRLHEKYRNVLINEYEEVKEICEKNGNTALFISGSGPTLMNIAKTKDFQWKIEYEIKNLKNSWIIRTLDIDMKGAVVL; encoded by the coding sequence ATGATTACTGTAAAAGTCCCTGCAACTACAGCAAATATTGGCCCTGGTTTTGATACTTTGGGACTTGCTTTTAAACTTTATTCATATTTTACTTTTAAAAGAATTGAATATGGTTTAAGAATTGTTGGTTGTGAAGAAAAATACCAAAATGATTCTAATTTAGTATATACATCATTTAAGAAAACTTTAGAAATTCTAAATTATCCTGTTGCCGGTATAGAAATAAGTATAAAAAGTGATATTCCCGTATCCAGAGGACTGGGAAGTAGTGCTGCTTGTATCGTTGGGGGAGTAATGGGGGCAAATATTATTGCTGGAAATCCATTATCTAAGGATGAGATATTTAAAATATGCAATGATATTGAAGGGCATCCTGATAATATAGCCCCAGCTCTTTTTGGAGGTCTTACAGCTTCCTTAGTGGAAGATGGTATTCCATATACTGTTCAGTATAATATTAGTGAAAATCTTTATTTCTGCGCATTAGTGCCGGATTTTAGACTGTCTACAGCTGAAGCAAGAAAAGTTCTTCCATCTGAAATACCATATCAAGATGCAATATACAATGTATCAAGGATTGCTGTTTTATTAAAAGCTCTTGAAAATGGTGATGAACTTCTTATAAAAAAAGCTCTCTCTGACAGACTTCATGAAAAATACAGAAATGTTCTTATCAATGAGTATGAAGAAGTAAAAGAAATTTGTGAAAAAAATGGAAATACAGCTCTTTTTATCAGTGGATCAGGACCAACATTGATGAATATTGCAAAAACTAAAGATTTTCAATGGAAGATAGAATATGAGATAAAAAATCTAAAAAACAGCTGGATTATCAGAACTTTAGATATAGATATGAAAGGAGCAGTTGTTTTATAG
- the cas5b gene encoding type I-B CRISPR-associated protein Cas5b — translation MEILKFTLSGRTAFFKIPEVNSYVYFSYGHIHKVSLLGLLGAVMGYGGYNSQGEKEYPEFYEKLKDIKISIMPKNTNGSFSKKIQFFNNSVGYASNEEGGNLIVKEQWLEDVEWDIFIKIEDTEIHKELKERMKNFNFEYTIYLGKNDHLATINNVEILQGENFLEDESEINSLFMKKDIEGFLEEEFNILGLEEDEIKYDYKYEEKLPISLDNISNQYKVESLIFTNKKCILKDKSNFAKVNNQIIEFY, via the coding sequence TGGAGATATTAAAATTTACCTTAAGTGGAAGAACAGCTTTTTTTAAAATTCCAGAAGTCAATTCTTATGTATACTTCTCTTATGGACATATACATAAAGTTTCTTTATTAGGATTATTAGGAGCTGTAATGGGTTATGGAGGATATAATTCTCAAGGAGAAAAGGAATATCCAGAGTTTTATGAAAAATTAAAAGATATCAAAATTTCTATTATGCCCAAAAATACTAATGGAAGTTTTTCAAAAAAAATTCAGTTTTTTAATAATTCAGTAGGATATGCAAGTAATGAAGAGGGTGGAAATCTGATTGTTAAAGAGCAGTGGTTGGAAGATGTAGAATGGGATATTTTTATAAAAATAGAAGATACAGAGATTCATAAAGAATTAAAAGAAAGAATGAAAAACTTTAATTTTGAATATACAATATATCTTGGAAAGAATGACCATTTGGCAACAATAAATAATGTAGAGATACTTCAAGGAGAAAATTTTTTAGAAGATGAAAGTGAAATAAATTCTTTGTTTATGAAAAAAGATATAGAAGGCTTTTTAGAGGAAGAATTTAATATATTAGGATTAGAAGAAGATGAGATAAAATATGATTATAAATATGAAGAAAAATTACCTATTTCTCTTGATAATATTTCTAATCAATATAAAGTTGAAAGCTTAATTTTTACTAATAAAAAATGTATTTTAAAAGATAAAAGTAATTTTGCAAAAGTAAATAATCAAATAATAGAATTCTATTAG
- a CDS encoding ACT domain-containing protein has product MKEKYLIVNKKILPDYFEKVVEARNLLTEGKVKGISDAAKIVGISRSTYYKYKDYVFLPSDNSIGRKALVSMMLEHKKGVLSEVLNYLSFVNGNIITINQNIPINNVASVVISLDISDITIPIEDIIIGIEQINYVSSTKLLSLE; this is encoded by the coding sequence ATGAAAGAAAAATACCTTATTGTCAATAAAAAAATACTTCCAGATTATTTTGAAAAAGTAGTTGAAGCTAGAAATCTTTTAACTGAAGGTAAAGTAAAAGGAATAAGTGATGCTGCAAAAATTGTTGGAATCAGCAGAAGCACTTACTATAAATACAAAGATTATGTCTTTCTCCCTTCTGACAACAGTATAGGAAGAAAAGCTCTGGTTTCTATGATGCTTGAGCATAAAAAAGGAGTTTTGTCTGAAGTTCTTAATTATCTATCATTTGTGAATGGAAATATAATTACGATAAATCAGAATATCCCTATAAATAATGTAGCTTCTGTAGTAATATCCTTAGATATTTCAGATATAACTATCCCTATTGAAGATATCATTATAGGAATAGAGCAGATAAACTATGTAAGTTCAACAAAGCTTCTTTCATTGGAATAA
- the ptsG gene encoding glucose-specific PTS transporter subunit IIBC — protein sequence MKIFAEVQKIGKALMTPVAILPAAGLFLAFGNKLQFTLMEQAGQVIFSNLPLLFAIGAAIGLVGGDGVAALSAVVAILIMNTTMGIVSGAAEGIAAGDMSYAMVLGIPTLQTGVFGGLIAGIIAAVCYKKFYKTELPAFLGFFAGKRLVPIVTAVAAFIIGLAMPVIWQPVQVGLAKLSYLANETNTNISTFIFGVIERSLIPFGLHHIFYAPFWYQFGEYTNAAGQVVNGDQAIWFAMLKDGVVNFSSDTYQGAGKFLTGKFVFMMFGLPAAALAMYQEAKPANKKLVGGILFSAALTSFLTGITEPLEFSFLFVAPILYGIHCIFAGLSFMLMNMLNVRIGMTFSGGLIDYIAFGVLPGTSGFQNNWYLVIVVGLCLSVVYYFGFRFAIRKFNLMTPGREETIVETSSASSGSQVKSDELAVGVLEALGGKDNLVSLDSCITRLRVEVKDTKIVSDQELKKLGASGVLKVGTNGVQAIFGSKAQFICNDLKKMTGI from the coding sequence ATGAAGATTTTTGCAGAAGTACAAAAAATTGGAAAAGCATTGATGACACCAGTTGCTATATTGCCAGCTGCTGGACTATTCCTTGCTTTTGGAAACAAATTGCAATTTACACTGATGGAACAAGCAGGACAGGTAATATTCAGCAACCTTCCATTACTATTTGCCATAGGAGCAGCTATTGGTCTCGTAGGAGGAGATGGAGTAGCAGCCTTATCAGCAGTAGTAGCAATACTTATCATGAATACTACAATGGGAATTGTATCAGGAGCAGCTGAAGGAATAGCAGCAGGCGATATGTCATATGCAATGGTATTAGGAATACCTACACTTCAGACTGGAGTTTTTGGTGGATTGATAGCAGGTATAATAGCTGCAGTATGTTACAAAAAATTTTATAAAACTGAACTTCCAGCATTTCTGGGATTTTTTGCAGGTAAAAGACTAGTACCTATAGTGACAGCAGTGGCAGCTTTTATAATTGGATTAGCAATGCCTGTTATATGGCAGCCTGTTCAAGTCGGATTAGCAAAATTATCATATCTGGCTAATGAAACAAATACAAATATATCTACTTTTATATTTGGAGTAATAGAAAGATCTCTTATTCCATTTGGGTTACATCATATATTCTATGCACCTTTCTGGTATCAATTTGGAGAATATACAAATGCAGCAGGACAAGTTGTCAATGGAGATCAGGCAATATGGTTTGCTATGCTTAAAGATGGAGTTGTTAATTTCTCTAGTGATACTTATCAAGGAGCAGGGAAATTCCTTACTGGAAAATTTGTATTTATGATGTTTGGATTGCCAGCAGCAGCTTTAGCAATGTATCAGGAAGCTAAACCAGCTAATAAGAAACTAGTAGGAGGAATATTGTTTTCTGCAGCCCTTACTTCATTTCTTACAGGAATAACAGAACCATTAGAATTTTCATTCTTATTTGTGGCTCCTATTCTTTATGGAATTCATTGTATATTTGCAGGACTTTCATTTATGCTTATGAACATGCTTAATGTAAGAATAGGAATGACATTTTCTGGAGGACTTATTGACTATATCGCTTTTGGAGTTCTTCCAGGAACAAGTGGATTTCAAAATAATTGGTATTTAGTAATAGTAGTAGGATTATGTCTGTCAGTAGTTTACTATTTTGGGTTTAGATTTGCTATTAGAAAATTTAACTTAATGACTCCTGGCAGAGAAGAAACAATTGTAGAAACTTCTTCAGCATCTTCTGGTTCTCAAGTGAAGTCAGATGAACTTGCAGTAGGAGTTTTAGAAGCATTAGGTGGAAAAGATAACCTTGTATCTCTTGATTCTTGTATAACGAGATTGAGAGTAGAAGTTAAAGATACAAAAATAGTAAGTGATCAAGAATTAAAAAAACTAGGAGCTTCTGGAGTATTGAAAGTAGGAACTAATGGAGTTCAAGCTATTTTTGGTTCAAAAGCACAATTTATATGCAATGATTTGAAAAAAATGACTGGAATTTAG
- the cas2 gene encoding CRISPR-associated endonuclease Cas2: protein MKGKNYNYIFLFYDINEKRVNKVFKICKKYLSHHQRSVFRGEITPSNLIKLRLELKDIIDKKEDFISIVKLVSEHYFDEEIIGTPWKDDENIFI, encoded by the coding sequence ATGAAAGGTAAAAATTATAATTATATATTTCTTTTTTATGATATAAATGAGAAGAGAGTAAATAAGGTTTTTAAAATATGTAAAAAATATTTAAGTCACCACCAAAGATCTGTATTTCGTGGGGAGATAACACCTAGCAATTTAATAAAATTACGTTTGGAATTGAAAGATATAATTGATAAAAAGGAAGATTTTATAAGCATTGTGAAATTGGTAAGTGAGCATTATTTTGATGAGGAAATAATAGGAACACCTTGGAAAGATGATGAAAATATATTTATATGA
- a CDS encoding helix-turn-helix domain-containing protein, translating into METEKELQLQRFKIIEPFLRKEKKLKEIEEETGISYATLKRWVNAYKKNGILGLDKKQRNDKDSYRAIDEDGVEYIEQICRESKETKISKLYSFCKEKLSNKYNISYPTFYRIVSNLDGFFNKSSNFHMKKIKKENQVYLILEIPLYILVSEEENEHKIVPQLLISIDTATLKPINHALNYNTSSIYTLLSFIRESILKVSYKSGKSVKPQEILVSSENINNKKILKEIYDNTSIKISEYFTENEEIKKFISFLEEDIEKFYYQNNKILSYQNLKNFLDSYIYLDNEKYDFLLKYEMIQDVPYVREFDIFLQEASRKINKSSLRFNNFIYTNNFLTSLEGKKVIVKYNPLDTDILYLFFKNQFLGTANIATG; encoded by the coding sequence ATGGAAACAGAAAAAGAATTACAATTGCAACGTTTCAAAATAATTGAGCCTTTTTTAAGAAAAGAAAAAAAATTAAAAGAAATAGAAGAAGAAACTGGTATTTCATACGCTACATTGAAGAGATGGGTAAATGCTTACAAAAAAAATGGGATATTGGGACTTGATAAAAAACAGAGAAATGATAAGGATTCATATAGAGCTATTGATGAAGATGGTGTAGAATATATTGAACAAATTTGCCGTGAAAGTAAGGAAACCAAAATTTCAAAACTTTATTCTTTCTGCAAAGAAAAACTTTCAAACAAATATAATATAAGCTATCCTACTTTTTATAGAATAGTCAGTAATTTAGATGGTTTTTTTAATAAATCCTCAAATTTCCATATGAAAAAAATAAAAAAGGAAAATCAAGTTTATCTTATTCTTGAAATCCCTTTATACATACTTGTATCTGAAGAAGAAAATGAGCATAAAATAGTTCCTCAGTTGTTAATCTCTATTGATACTGCTACTTTAAAACCTATAAATCATGCTTTGAACTATAATACTTCAAGTATATATACTCTTTTGAGTTTTATCAGAGAGAGTATACTTAAAGTTTCATATAAATCAGGAAAATCTGTAAAGCCTCAAGAAATTTTAGTTTCTTCTGAAAATATAAATAACAAAAAAATATTGAAGGAAATCTATGATAATACTTCTATAAAAATATCTGAATATTTTACTGAAAATGAGGAAATTAAAAAATTTATCTCTTTTCTTGAGGAAGATATAGAGAAATTTTATTATCAAAATAATAAAATTCTTTCATATCAAAATTTAAAAAACTTTCTTGATTCATATATCTATTTGGATAATGAAAAATATGATTTTTTACTTAAATATGAAATGATACAGGATGTTCCATATGTTCGTGAATTTGATATCTTTCTTCAGGAAGCCAGCAGAAAAATAAATAAATCTTCTTTAAGATTTAATAATTTTATTTACACTAATAATTTTTTAACCTCTCTGGAAGGAAAGAAAGTTATTGTTAAATACAATCCTTTGGATACTGATATCTTATACTTATTCTTTAAAAATCAATTTTTAGGAACTGCTAATATTGCAACAGGCTAA
- the thrC gene encoding threonine synthase codes for MNSKFESTREQDITCSASQAVIKGISSDGGLFVKRDMENLKINISELKGKKYTEIAEIILSKILDDYPEKSIKYCVESAYDKKFSSNDITPLVKVGNDYILELFHGPTSAFKDVALSILPYLSTEALKLNEIKEKILILTATSGDTGKAALEGFKNIDGIKILVFFPNDGVSRVQEKQMISQEGNNTYVYAINGNFDDAQSEVKKIFTDEEIKKKLKNKNYSLSSANSINIGRLVPQIVYYFYSYIKLVESNEISLGEKVNFTVPTGNFGDILAGYYAELMGLPVNKLICASNENNVLYDFIQTGTYDRNRPFYKTLSPSMDILISSNLERLIYHLSGNDNKYIKSLMDKLKSDGKYTVTQEIKSCIDNLFYAGYTNDLQTSETIKNVYNEYNYLLDTHTAVAYNIMKEFKEKDSKHKNIVLATASPYKFSKAVYESLFGENNSDEFKIMELLSEKTGVPIPENLKNLKNKKDIHTSVINKEDMKNCFEVIL; via the coding sequence ATGAACAGCAAATTTGAAAGTACAAGAGAACAAGATATAACATGCTCAGCTTCACAAGCTGTAATAAAAGGAATTTCCAGTGATGGAGGACTTTTTGTAAAAAGAGATATGGAAAATTTAAAGATAAATATTTCTGAATTAAAAGGTAAAAAATATACAGAGATAGCTGAAATAATTCTTTCTAAAATATTAGATGACTATCCAGAAAAAAGTATAAAATATTGTGTAGAGAGTGCTTATGACAAAAAATTTAGTTCTAATGATATAACTCCCTTAGTTAAAGTCGGAAATGACTATATATTAGAATTATTTCATGGGCCTACTTCTGCTTTTAAAGATGTAGCTCTGTCTATACTTCCATACCTTTCTACTGAAGCATTGAAACTAAATGAAATAAAAGAAAAAATCCTCATATTGACAGCAACTTCTGGGGATACTGGAAAAGCTGCTTTAGAAGGCTTCAAAAATATTGATGGAATAAAAATATTGGTCTTTTTTCCAAATGATGGAGTCAGCAGAGTACAGGAAAAACAAATGATATCACAAGAGGGAAACAATACATATGTTTATGCCATAAATGGTAATTTTGACGATGCACAAAGTGAAGTTAAAAAAATATTTACAGATGAGGAAATAAAGAAAAAGCTAAAGAATAAAAATTATTCTCTTTCTTCTGCCAACTCTATAAATATAGGAAGATTGGTTCCCCAGATAGTTTATTATTTTTATTCATATATAAAATTAGTTGAAAGTAATGAAATTAGTTTAGGAGAAAAAGTTAATTTTACTGTTCCTACTGGGAACTTTGGAGATATTCTTGCTGGGTATTATGCAGAACTTATGGGACTACCTGTAAATAAATTAATATGTGCTTCTAATGAAAACAATGTTTTATATGATTTTATTCAAACTGGAACATATGATAGAAATCGTCCATTCTATAAAACATTATCTCCATCTATGGATATATTAATATCTAGTAATTTAGAAAGACTTATATATCATTTAAGTGGAAATGATAATAAATATATAAAATCGCTTATGGATAAATTAAAATCTGATGGAAAATATACTGTAACTCAAGAAATAAAAAGCTGTATAGATAATTTATTTTATGCTGGATATACTAATGATTTACAAACAAGTGAAACAATTAAAAATGTCTATAATGAATATAATTATCTTTTAGATACACATACTGCTGTAGCATACAATATCATGAAAGAATTTAAGGAAAAAGATTCTAAACATAAAAATATAGTTCTAGCTACAGCTAGTCCATATAAATTCAGCAAAGCTGTTTATGAATCTCTCTTTGGAGAAAATAATTCTGATGAATTCAAAATTATGGAATTGTTAAGTGAGAAAACAGGAGTTCCTATTCCTGAAAATCTTAAAAATTTAAAAAATAAAAAAGATATACATACTTCAGTTATAAATAAAGAAGACATGAAAAACTGTTTTGAGGTGATATTATGA
- a CDS encoding CRISPR-associated protein Cas4: MPINGTIVNYFIHCKRQCYMHYNRINMEDESELVKIGKAMHEEKKTDEITVENIKVDKIKKDYLIEIKKSDADIEVAKMQVLYYLLKLKEKGIDKKGKIEVIEKNKSSKKSYEIELTAENEAYIKNIIEEIEKLVERDELPPIEKNNKCKKCAYYSYCYI; this comes from the coding sequence ATGCCTATAAATGGAACAATTGTAAATTATTTTATTCATTGTAAAAGACAATGTTATATGCATTACAATAGAATAAATATGGAAGATGAAAGTGAATTAGTAAAAATCGGAAAAGCTATGCATGAAGAGAAAAAGACTGATGAAATAACTGTAGAAAATATCAAAGTAGATAAAATAAAGAAAGATTATTTAATAGAGATAAAAAAATCAGATGCAGATATTGAAGTAGCAAAAATGCAGGTACTTTATTATCTCTTGAAATTAAAAGAAAAAGGAATAGATAAAAAAGGAAAAATAGAAGTAATAGAAAAAAATAAATCTTCGAAAAAAAGCTATGAGATTGAACTTACTGCTGAAAATGAGGCATATATCAAGAATATAATAGAGGAAATAGAAAAATTAGTTGAAAGAGATGAATTGCCACCAATTGAAAAAAATAATAAATGTAAAAAATGTGCATATTATTCATATTGCTATATTTAA
- the cas3 gene encoding CRISPR-associated helicase Cas3' has translation MFEEELFSIEKYVKDKNKILAHISDIKNPETLLEHSDLVIKYFKKIYEDKNLEIIFDKFSDKFFGENKIIKKFWNEMIVNTIYMHDIGKLNINFQIDKMKNKIFDRKHLYQSKRHSNLSARIYIDYFSNKVFKLYSEKKLDNKTALKCFIFIILNSYIISRHHSSTKSLSEDFFNEIIKDYEEYKELFEEVNNYCPNLNFSIKESKNLFRILKQLKIGEKEWNNYIETYDWKSVDFYIYTKLLYSLLVSSDFYATSEYSSGKPIESLNLLTNIDEYISVFNATEIYKGIKLHRETGKIFAKNNINYYRSEMFIEAEQNLEKNIKENILFLEAPTGSGKTITSINLALKLLEKNRELNKIFYIFPFNTLVEQTNASLREIFQGSSLEENISVINSITPIKEVEKGEEYRKDQIDYERSLLNRQFIHSPIILTTHVHFFENLFGIDRESSFALPHLANSVVIMDEIQSYKNKIWKEIIIFLREYAEILNIKIIIMSATLPNLSLLSNSKVQIPSLITNKEKYYKNPIFKDRVSLDFSFLEKEYEKEELFEQIEKTILEKYKNKKVVVEFIKKASAFEFYKKLLESNEVSKEDIFLITGDDNKAERKRIIKEAKNKERKSMLLIATQVIEAGVDIDMDIGFKNISILDADEQFLGRINRSCKKKNCKVCFFKLDEGNLIYKSDVRIRKEFTLLNKEMREVLLNKDFNKYYNKVLEVLDDLSNKEDEENIENFRKNKVVQLNFEQINKRLKLITDEMKTKMIFFSRNVNIEGEEIEGNEVWKEFKEILSNNKIGYAERRVKLSKVMEKVDLFSYNIPVEMIYRLSYQSKIGDNILYIEDGEKYFVNGKFDRKKLQSDKDYEMIL, from the coding sequence ATGTTTGAGGAGGAACTTTTTTCAATAGAAAAATATGTAAAAGATAAAAATAAAATTTTAGCTCATATATCAGATATAAAGAATCCAGAAACCTTATTAGAACATTCTGATTTAGTGATAAAGTATTTCAAAAAAATCTATGAAGATAAAAACTTGGAAATAATTTTTGATAAATTTTCAGATAAATTTTTTGGGGAAAATAAGATCATAAAGAAATTTTGGAATGAAATGATAGTCAATACAATTTATATGCATGATATAGGTAAGTTGAATATAAATTTTCAAATTGATAAAATGAAAAATAAAATATTTGACAGAAAGCATTTGTATCAAAGTAAAAGGCATTCTAATTTATCTGCAAGAATATATATTGATTATTTTAGCAATAAAGTTTTTAAACTATATTCAGAAAAAAAATTAGATAATAAAACAGCACTTAAATGTTTTATTTTTATCATATTGAATTCTTATATTATATCAAGGCATCATTCATCAACTAAAAGTTTAAGTGAAGATTTTTTTAATGAAATAATAAAAGATTATGAAGAATACAAAGAGTTATTTGAAGAAGTAAATAATTATTGCCCTAACTTAAATTTCTCAATAAAAGAAAGTAAAAACCTATTTAGGATATTGAAACAATTAAAAATTGGAGAAAAAGAATGGAATAATTATATAGAAACTTATGATTGGAAATCTGTTGATTTTTATATTTATACAAAACTACTGTATTCTTTATTGGTATCATCAGATTTTTATGCTACTAGTGAGTATAGTTCTGGAAAGCCAATAGAGAGTCTAAATTTGCTGACAAATATAGATGAGTATATATCCGTTTTTAATGCTACAGAAATATATAAAGGAATAAAATTACATCGAGAAACAGGAAAAATTTTTGCAAAGAATAATATAAATTATTATAGAAGTGAAATGTTTATAGAAGCAGAACAAAATTTAGAAAAAAATATAAAAGAAAATATTTTATTTTTAGAAGCTCCAACTGGGTCAGGAAAAACAATTACTTCTATTAATCTGGCATTGAAATTATTAGAAAAAAATAGAGAACTAAATAAAATATTTTATATATTTCCATTTAATACTTTAGTTGAGCAAACAAATGCATCTTTGAGAGAGATATTTCAAGGTTCATCCTTAGAAGAAAATATTTCAGTAATAAACTCAATAACTCCTATAAAAGAAGTTGAGAAAGGGGAAGAATATAGAAAAGACCAAATAGACTATGAAAGATCATTGCTAAACAGGCAATTTATACATTCACCAATAATTTTAACAACACATGTTCATTTTTTTGAAAACTTATTTGGTATTGATAGGGAGAGTAGTTTTGCTCTCCCACACTTAGCTAATAGTGTAGTGATAATGGATGAAATCCAAAGTTATAAAAATAAAATATGGAAAGAAATTATAATTTTCTTAAGAGAATATGCTGAAATTCTAAATATTAAAATAATAATTATGTCTGCAACTCTTCCTAACTTATCTCTTCTTTCAAATAGTAAGGTGCAAATTCCTTCACTTATAACTAATAAAGAAAAATATTATAAAAATCCAATATTTAAAGATAGAGTATCTTTAGATTTTTCATTTTTAGAAAAAGAATATGAAAAGGAAGAGTTATTTGAACAGATAGAAAAAACTATTTTAGAGAAATATAAAAATAAAAAAGTAGTAGTGGAATTTATTAAAAAAGCTTCTGCTTTTGAGTTCTACAAGAAATTATTAGAAAGCAATGAAGTATCCAAAGAAGATATTTTCTTAATAACTGGTGATGATAATAAAGCTGAAAGAAAAAGAATAATAAAAGAAGCAAAAAATAAAGAAAGAAAAAGTATGCTATTAATAGCAACTCAGGTAATTGAAGCAGGAGTGGATATAGATATGGATATTGGATTCAAAAATATATCTATATTAGATGCTGATGAACAATTTTTAGGAAGAATTAATCGTTCTTGTAAGAAGAAAAATTGTAAAGTTTGTTTTTTTAAATTAGATGAAGGAAATTTGATTTATAAAAGTGATGTAAGAATAAGAAAAGAATTTACTCTTTTAAATAAAGAGATGAGAGAAGTTCTTTTGAATAAAGATTTTAATAAATACTATAATAAAGTTCTTGAGGTATTAGATGATCTTTCAAATAAAGAAGATGAAGAGAATATAGAAAATTTTAGAAAAAATAAAGTTGTTCAACTAAATTTTGAACAAATAAATAAAAGATTGAAATTGATAACAGATGAGATGAAAACCAAGATGATATTTTTTTCTCGAAATGTAAATATAGAAGGAGAAGAGATAGAAGGAAATGAGGTATGGAAAGAATTTAAAGAAATACTTTCAAATAACAAAATAGGATATGCTGAAAGAAGAGTTAAACTATCTAAAGTAATGGAGAAAGTAGATCTGTTTTCATATAATATTCCTGTGGAAATGATATATAGATTATCTTATCAAAGTAAAATTGGAGATAATATTCTATATATTGAAGATGGAGAAAAATATTTTGTAAATGGAAAATTTGACAGAAAGAAACTGCAATCAGATAAAGATTATGAAATGATATTGTAA
- the cas1b gene encoding type I-B CRISPR-associated endonuclease Cas1b has translation MGAETKYILSKGILDRKDNSLCFKNENKTTYIPIEGVKEIFALDEISVNTKLFDFLAKHGITLHFFNHYEGYSGTFYPREKYVSGKLVIKQVEAHKNHKEVIAKSIVKGIGKNIYEVLYHYYRHEKKELKEYLEWLSNDVERRLSASNDINEIMAVEGEIWAKFYDSFKIFLREDFIINKRVKRPPDNPINALISFGNSILYTKTIGQIYQTHLEQTISFLHSPSERRFSLSLDLSEVFKPIIVFRTIFECVNNRKLNVEKHFEKNLNYCILNETGKKIFLSALEDRMNETFEHPILKRKVSYITAVKYDAYKLIKFLLENKEFVPFYIKEKM, from the coding sequence ATGGGAGCTGAAACAAAATATATTTTGAGTAAAGGTATTCTTGATAGAAAAGACAATTCTCTATGTTTTAAAAATGAAAATAAAACAACATATATTCCTATAGAAGGAGTTAAAGAAATATTTGCATTAGATGAAATTTCTGTGAATACAAAGCTTTTTGATTTTTTAGCTAAACATGGTATTACACTACATTTTTTTAATCACTATGAGGGATACTCAGGAACATTTTATCCAAGAGAAAAATATGTCAGTGGAAAGTTAGTAATAAAACAGGTAGAGGCTCATAAAAATCATAAAGAAGTTATAGCAAAAAGTATTGTAAAAGGAATTGGAAAAAATATTTATGAAGTACTTTATCACTATTATCGTCATGAAAAAAAAGAGCTAAAAGAATATTTAGAGTGGCTTTCTAATGATGTAGAAAGAAGATTGAGTGCGAGTAATGATATAAATGAGATAATGGCAGTGGAAGGAGAGATTTGGGCAAAATTTTATGATAGTTTTAAAATCTTTTTAAGAGAGGATTTTATTATAAATAAAAGAGTCAAAAGACCACCTGATAATCCGATAAACGCTCTGATATCTTTTGGAAATTCAATTTTATACACTAAAACTATTGGGCAGATTTATCAAACACATTTAGAGCAAACAATAAGTTTTTTACATTCTCCATCTGAAAGAAGATTTTCACTATCTTTAGATTTATCAGAAGTTTTTAAACCAATTATTGTATTTAGAACAATTTTTGAATGTGTAAATAACAGAAAATTAAATGTAGAAAAACATTTTGAGAAAAACTTAAATTACTGTATTCTAAATGAAACTGGCAAAAAAATATTTTTAAGTGCTTTAGAAGACAGAATGAATGAAACTTTTGAACATCCTATTTTGAAAAGAAAAGTTAGTTATATAACTGCTGTGAAATATGACGCATATAAATTAATAAAATTTTTATTGGAAAATAAAGAATTCGTTCCATTTTATATAAAGGAAAAGATGTAG